A single genomic interval of Plodia interpunctella isolate USDA-ARS_2022_Savannah chromosome 14, ilPloInte3.2, whole genome shotgun sequence harbors:
- the Regnase-1 gene encoding probable ribonuclease ZC3H12D — MSHETDLLISVPRSCVGDFYTKYLNLVETFYCVTLSEAPGFAKDRSDYVFFNVIFNLNPADGSFNQRELIGRIQKYVESSLGWAGERGEDSSYDSECEDESAHRAASRTPSDTLAAEFAEYVTLASAAPQLNQAKIEFAVKLGYSERLARIALQRLGPDPPRNELLAELIKLAAKQPPRTLSPPPPSDPDPPPDRELLRQIVIDGSNVAMSHGNKEVFSCRGIEICVDWFRARGHKDIIVFVPKWRKEASRPDNPVADRDALERLERDRVLVYTPSRLVGGKRLVCYDDRYILRLAADTDGIVVSNDNYRDLAAENPEFRKVVEERLLMYSFVNDRFMPPDDPLGRSGPTLDAFLRAPPSRADPPPACPYGRKCTYGNKCKFHHPERAGRPHKSVAEKLSERAARALRARDLHTVSLPPGGRPVDSKRPLARAHSAAPRLADAALATHFERAQLQLPGPSQPPPAQQMADGNPHRKLARQLTLNPLSDPRLQQHSAAARVSSAPAGGARAAGAPLSPSASEGALQHWDARRRMHYHLAGIFPEAQVAEAMAAYPEETDAQTMCAIILARYRPSEARLPRAAPH; from the exons ATGTCTCACGAGACTGATCTGTTAATTTCGGTACCGCGTTCTTGTGTTGGTGATTTTTACACCAAGTATCTCAATTTAGTAGAAACTTTTTACTGTGTTACATTAAGTGAGGCTCCAGGCTTTGCGAAGGATAGATCAGATTATGTGTTCTTCAACGTCATATTTAACTTGAATCCAGCAGATGGGAGCTTCAATCAACGTGAATTGATCGGGCGTATACAG AAATATGTGGAGTCATCACTGGGCTGGGCCGGCGAGCGCGGAGAGGACTCCAGTTATGACTCGGAGTGCGAGGACGAGAGTGCACACAGGGCCGCGTCGCGAACGCCCTCCGACACACTCGCGGCAGAGTTCGCGGAGTACGTCACGCTAGCGTCCGCCGCGCCGCAGCTTAACCAG GCGAAGATAGAGTTCGCAGTGAAGCTGGGTTATTCAGAGCGACTGGCGAGGATAGCCCTGCAGAGGCTAGGACCTGACCCTCCACGCAATGAATTGCTAGCCGAGCTCATCAAACTGGCGGCCAAGCAGCCGCCACGGACGCTGTCCCCGCCCCCGCCCTCCGACCCTGACCCCCCGCCCGATAGGGAACTGCTGCGACAAATAGTCATCGATGGCAGCAATGTTGCAATGAG CCATGGCAACAAAGAGGTATTTTCATGTCGAGGAATAGAAATATGCGTGGATTGGTTCCGCGCCCGCGGGCACAAAGACATCATAGTGTTCGTGCCCAAATGGCGCAAGGAGGCGTCGCGGCCCGACAACCCTGTGGCGGACCGGGACGCGCTGGAGAGACTCGAGAGAGACAGAGTGCTCGTGTACACGCCCAGCCGCCTCGTGGGGGGCAAGCGTCTCGTCTGCTACGACGACAGGTACATACTGCGCCTCGCCGCCGACACCGACGGCATCGTCGTCTCCAACGACAACTACAGAGACTTAGCAGCAGAGAACCCCGAATTCCGCAAGGTCGTCGAAGAAAGACTCCTGATGTACTCCTTTGTAAACGACAGATTCATGCCTCCCGATGATCCTTTGGGTAGGTCAGGACCTACACTGGACGCTTTCTTACGCGCCCCGCCGTCTCGCGCAGATCCACCTCCGGCCTGCCCGTACGGGCGAAAATGTACATACGGCAACAAATGCAAGTTCCACCATCCCGAGCGCGCCGGCCGGCCTCACAAGTCCGTGGCTGAAAAGTTGTCTGAAAGAGCGGCGCGGGCGTTGAGAGCGCGCGATCTGCACACCGTCAGCTTGCCGCCGGGCGGCCGGCCCGTGGACTCCAAGCGCCCTCTAGCCCGGGCCCACTCGGCCGCCCCTCGACTGGCGGACGCGGCTCTCGCTACACACTTCGAACGAGCGCAGTTGCAACTGCCCGGGCCGTCGCAGCCGCCGCCGGCGCAGCAGATGGCGGACGGCAACCCGCACCGCAAGCTGGCGCGGCAGCTGACGCTGAACCCGCTGAGCGACCCGCGGCTGCAGCAACActcggcggcggcgcgcgtgTCGTCGGCGCCGGCGGGCGGCGCACGCGCGGCGGGCGCGCCGCTGTCGCCGAGCGCGTCCGAGGGCGCGCTGCAGCACTGGGACGCGCGCCGCCGCATGCACTATCACCTGGCCGGCATCTTCCCCGAGGCGCAGGTGGCGGAGGCCATGGCGGCGTACCCGGAGGAGACGGACGCGCAGACCATGTGCGCCATCATCCTAGCGCGCTACAGGCCCAGCGAGGCGCGGCTGCCGCGCGCGGCGCCGCACTGA
- the LOC128675353 gene encoding uncharacterized protein LOC128675353 has translation MGESGAQKKLNKNKLKKTIKNVLCRPDPVLWPEVSEDQKTLLEMALGKHKVGIPVIKKLHWNELKSIPKEKRPKPPKLEKVPGLLFGITECCAAIQSNQCSAIIIDAMVNPRVIVQPVTVACKKAQVPFICCKNLRKTSENYFGISTSCLGIKLNNLPDLTCTILEIAKNYSVLQEISNKNGKEEEIMDVDPSKEATAVRNLEQVTAMDESVCITNPYLYRSNRKTRVFIPNGTVVPAKTTKHFVGQNYIEFSDKPNKEQTDRSTFKKVMIKRISNNPNRVKSKRMS, from the exons ATGGGAGAATCAGGAGCACAaaaaaagttgaataaaaataaattaaaaaaaacgataaaaaatgtactgtGCAGGCCAGATCCAGTTTTATG GCCTGAGGTGTCAGAAGACCAGAAAACTTTATTGGAAATGGCTCTCGGCAAGCACAAAGTGGGAATACCAGTTATCAAAAAACTACATTGGAATGAATTGAAATCAATCCCTAAGGAAAAGCGTCCGAAGCCTCCAAAACTAga AAAAGTCCCTGGACTATTGTTTGGAATAACAGAATGTTGTGCAGCTATTCAAAGTAACCAATGCTCAGCCATTATTATAGATGCTATGGTTAATCCCAGAGTTATAGTTCAACCTGTAACAGTAGCATGTAAGAAGGCTCAAGTAccatttatttgttgtaaaaatctACGCAAAACATCTGAAAATTACTTTGGTATTTCCACAAGTTGCTTAggtataaaacttaataactTGCCTGATCTTACATGTACTATACTTGAGATAGCAAAGAATTATTCAGTGCTGCAAGAAATATCAAATAAGAATGGTAAAGAGGAAGAAATTATGGATGTAGACCCTAGTAAAGAAGCTACTGCTGTAAGAAATTTAGAGCAAGTTACTGCTATGGATGAATCtgtttgtataacaaatccttATTTATACAGATCTAATAGAAAGACTAGAGTATTTATTCCTAATGGTACAGTTGTGCCAGCAAAGACAACCAAGCACTTTGTTGGACAgaattatattgaattttctGATAAGCCTAACaaagaacagacagacaggagTACTTTCAAGAAAGTGATGATCAAACGAATTTCAAATAATCCTAATAGAGTTAAAAGTAAAAGGATgagctaa
- the LOC128675352 gene encoding uncharacterized protein LOC128675352: protein MSRCAEKWLLVQWDDSGVDVVHVRSLTNTRHEDIQPGAPMSAFLKGEPKAGTFICKSHDRHLLEQMQLKMKDEAKGGPSGEGGQGEEPGDFSDSASSWEPSDDHASESDEMEEKKVKLDHFRKQSIQEKPRKRILTPSHRANAVIPEIMQRGKHSTKKPANRKRTYGSTKPINDDKLPDSTKKNMAREIILQNVTIDLNDIMEIRECFRDLFQMVKDMSLGQVPCVGNAPVKPDLSNTLTNLPCATDDEKENDRSRSAESDRSEDNILISNKYKNYNGNDSNNTSNKKSPTPNIPEGEWIAIGSGKTLLHKDKFRKVNWKSYTIATRTLLLALFPRRILATHSLTGKKSPAFRNKPAKMCLDPKIISDVIIEIQDRFNVKENLIRSIITTKCADECKMYKMRQDRRKTVTLMRKQEIVNDETEEDRNNRTA from the exons ATGTCTCGGTGTGCAGAAAAGTGGTTGTTGGTGCAGTGGGATGATAGTGGTGTTGATGTGGTGCATGTCAGGAGTTTGACGAATACCCGACATGAGGACATCCAGCCTGGAGCCCCTATGTCGGCTTTTTTGAAAGGGGAACCGAAAGCGGGAACTTTCATTTGTAAATCCC ACGATCGTCACCTATTGGAGCAAATGCAACTGAAGATGAAGGACGAGGCGAAAGGCGGTCCAAGCGGGGAGGGGGGGCAGGGGGAAGAACCAGGCGACTTCTCAGACAGTGCCTCGTCATGGGAGCCTAGTGATGACCATGCTTCTGAATCCGACGAG ATGGAGGAAAAGAAAGTGAAGTTGGACCACTTCAGAAAGCAATCTATACAAGAAAAGCCCAGAAAAAGGATACTCACCCCGTCACACAGAGCCAATGCAGTCATACCAGAAATTATGCAGCGAGGAAAGCACTCAACCAAAAAGCCAGCCAACAGAAAACGCACTTACGGATCCACTAAACCGATAAATGATGATAAACTGCCAGATTCGACTAAAAAGAACATGGCACGCGAAATAATACTACAAAATGTCACAATTGACCTCAATGATATAATGGAAATACGGGAGTGTTTCAGAGATCTATTTCAAATGGTCAAAGACATGTCGCTTGGTCAAGTCCCGTGTGTGGGAAATGCGCCAGTCAAACCTGACCTCTCAAATACATTGACAAACTTACCGTGTGCGACTGATGATGAGAAGGAGAATGATAGAAGCCGTAGTGCCGAGTCTGATCGCTCTGAAGACAACATTCTTATTAGCAACaaatataagaattataatgGAAATGACAGCAACAATACCAGCAATAAAAAAAGTCCAACACCGAACATACCGGAGGGTGAATGG ATAGCAATCGGCAGTGGAAAGACGTTGTTACACAAAGATAAATTCAGGAAAGTCAATTGGAAATCCTACACAATAGCAACAAGAACATTATTACTGGCTTTATTCCCACGAAG GATCTTAGCGACTCATTCTCTAACAGGGAAGAAGTCACCGGCGTTTCGAAACAAACCAGCGAAAATGTGTCTCGatccaaaaataatttccgATGTTATTATCGAAATCCAGGACAGATTCAACGTGAAAGAAAATCTTATCAG gaGTATCATAACAACAAAGTGTGCTGACGaatgtaaaatgtacaaaatgagACAAGATAGAAGAAAGACCGTGACTTTGATGCGGAAACAAGAAATTGTAAATGATGAAACTGAGGAAGACAGAAACAATAGAACTGCCTGA
- the LOC128675350 gene encoding uncharacterized protein LOC128675350, producing MSPKLPVPPLQEITLSLVARQLIHTLSRVASEEDVALPFAMVSSYYESMGATSDIFQDLLNLILTSEYLDPSIRYFTMRLLLKENVKSLATGIFPCPYYRKVLELITEQGHHLTSLNLKGVWVKDEHLALMYQLIKNLSNLTALNIPYIANDEVLKFIGEHNKVLKLLDISGETDITEIGIDAMLRGNPQLTQSLTVVNIGMYGEENIDHTDVALLIRQLPNLTNLGSYSFVGKSIYHIYNTDCPPNFKTKLQYLHDVQTNLRTMKAIVALCPMLETIYLEEPEQGVLQLIKEMNYLNKIKLNKFQCHELHQLLDKIGYKIVTLMLSASLGSFNFTRIAETCRNLESLEFYQIQTATHEEEIPFNKLEHIEIIHGNLSTPCLKYVMTASPNLKKLIIGDEIRLDDNDMSRMVRRYKFDNLEGIWFPNAPRLTRDTVELLMECCPKLQSLGQLSGWQFTPDDMMLMRAIIASTNIDLVLSPLGIFQQGN from the exons ATGTCGCCTAAATTACCAGTGCCACCCTTGCAAGAGATCACATTATCGTTGGTAGCCAGACAACTTATCCACACTCTTTCGAGAGTAGCCTCAGAAGAAGATGTCGCCCTGCCATTCGCCATGGTCTCCTCCTACTACGAAAGCATGGGAGCCACCAGTGACATATTTCAAGATCTACTCAATTTAATACTTACCTCTGAATACCTCGATCCGTCTATTAGATACTTCACCATGCGATTGTTGCTCAAAGAAAATGTCAAAAGTCTAGCGACCGGAATATTCCCTTGCCCTTATTACAGAAAAGTCCTTGAGCTCATTACCGAGCAAGGGCATCACTTGACGTCGCTCAACCTGAAGGGCGTATGGGTGAAAGACGAGCATTTAGCACTAATGTACCAGTTAATTAAGAATTTAAGCAATTTGACCGCCTTGAATATACCCTACATCGCCAATGATGAAGTGCTCAAGTTCATAGGAGAGCACAACAAGGTTTTAAAACTACTGGATATATCTGGCGAGACAGATATTACGGAGATAGGTATAGATGCCATGTTGAGAGGCAATCCACAGCTGACGCAAAGTCTGACAGTAGTAAACATTGGAATGTACGGCGAAGAGAACATTGACCATACTGATGTAGCTTTACTAATAAGACAACTGCCAAACTTAACAAATCTCGGCAGCTATTCGTTTGTAGGAAAATCAATCTATCATATCTACAATACGGACTGCCCTCCGAATTTCAAAACGAAGTTGCAATATTTACACGATGTCCAAACTAATTTACGGACGATGAAAGCCATCGTTGCTCTCTGCCCTATGTTAGAGACGATATATCTTGAAGAGCCTGAACAGGGAGTGTTACAATTGATCAAGGAGATGAATTACTTGAATAAGATTAAGTTAAACAAATTTCAGTGTCATGAACTGCATCAGTTGCTAGATAAGATAGGATATAAAATTGTCACGCTGATGCTTTCTGCGTCTCTGGGGTCTTTCAACTTTACCAGGATAGCAGAAACGTGTAGGAACTTGGAGAGTTTAGAGTTCTACCAGATTCAAACGGCGACGCACGAAGAAGAGATTCCGTTTAATAAGCTGGAGCACATTGAGATCATCCATGGGAACCTATCGACGCCGTGTCTCAAGTACGTGATGACCGCAAGCCCTAATCTTAAGAAGCTGATCATAGGTGATGAGATCAGACTGGATGACAACGACATGTCACG AATGGTTCGCCGCTACAAATTCGATAACCTCGAAGGCATTTGGTTCCCGAACGCGCCGCGCCTCACCCGCGACACAGTGGAACTCCTCATGGAATGCTGCCCCAAGCTGCAAAGCCTGGGCCAGCTCAGCGGCTGGCAGTTCACGCCCGACGATATGATGCTGATGAGAGCCATCATAGCTAGCACTAATATCGACCTTGTTCTGTCGCCGCTTGGCATATTCCAGCAGGGTAATTAG
- the Prp6 gene encoding pre-mRNA-processing factor 6, with the protein MSVPPQAFVNKNKKHFLGIPAPLGYVAGVGRGATGFTTRSDIGPARDANDVSDDRHAPPAAKRKKNEEEDDDEDLNDSNYDEFSGYSGSLFSKDPYDKDDAEADAIYESIDKRMDEKRKEYREKRLKEDLERYRQERPKIQQQFSDLKRELKMVSEEEWSAIPEVGDARNRKQRNPRAEKFTPLPDSVLSRNLGGESSTSIDPGSGLASMMPGVMTPGMLTPSGDLDLRKIGQARNTLMTVKLSQVSDSVTGQTVVDPKGYLTDLQSMIPTYGGDINDIKKARLLLKSVRETNPNHPPAWIASARLEEVTGKVQSARNLIMKGCEVNPSSEELWLEAARLQPPDTARAVIAHAARNLPHSVRIWVKAAELEQETKAKRRVYRKALEHIPNSVRLWKAAVELENPEDARILLSRAVECCPTSVELWLALARLETYENARKVLNKARENIPTDRQIWVTAAKLEEAHGNTHMVEKIIDRAITSLSANGVEINREHWFKEAMESEKSGAVHTCQAIIRAVIGHGIEPEDQKHTWMEDAEACANEGAYECARAVYGYALSVFPSKKSIWLRAAYLEKQHGTRASLEALLQRAVAHCPKSEVLWLMGAKSKWLAGDVPAARGILSLAFQANPNSEEIWLAAVKLESENKEYDRARRLLAKARASAPTPRVMIKSAKLEWALNNLNEALTLLEEAIRVFEDYAKLHMMKGQIEEQMGRDDEAHNTYQQGLKKCATCVPMWILLSRLEEKLRRVTKARSVLEKARLRNPKNAELWLESVRLERRNGSVEIANAVMAKALQECPAAGRLWAEAIFMESRPQRKTKSVDALKKCEHDAHVLLAVSQLFWTERKLNKCREWFNRTVKIDPDLGDAWAFFYKFELLHGTEQQQEDVKARCKTAEPHHGEHWCKVSKEIANWCFSTEQILLLVAKSLPVPT; encoded by the exons AATGATGTGTC AGATGACCGACACGCTCCACCAGCAGCAAAACGTAAAAagaatgaagaagaagatgatgatgaagattTAAATGATTCTAATTATGATGAGTTCTCTGGCTATAGTGGATCACTTTTTTCCaag GATCCTTATGATAAAGACGATGCTGAGGCAGATGCTATTTACGAGTCTATTGACAAGCGTATGGATGAGAAAAGAAAGGAATACAGGGAGAAACGGCTTAAAGAAGATCTTGAGAGATACCGGCAAGAAAG ACCAAAAATACAGCAACAGTTCTCTGACTTGAAACGTGAATTGAAAATGGTGTCAGAGGAGGAGTGGTCAGCCATTCCAGAAGTAGGGGACGCGAGGAACCGAAAACAACGTAACCCAAGAGCAGAGAAATTTACGCCTTTGCCAGACAGTGTACTATCAAGAAACCTAGGAGGAGAATCTTCTACATCAATAGATCCAGGATCAGGATTGGCGTCTATGATGCCTGGTGTTATGACTCCTGGGATGTTAACACCGTCAg GTGACCTTGATTTGAGGAAGATTGGTCAGGCCAGAAACACTTTGATGACAGTCAAACTGTCACAAGTTTCAGACTCTGTGACTGGCCAAACTGTGGTTGATCCGAAAGGTTACCTGACAGACTTACAGTCGATGATCCCTACTTATGGTGGCGATATCAATGACATTAAGAAGGCACGCCTGCTCTTGAAGTCTGTCAGAGAAACTAATCCGAACCATCCACCGGCATGGATTGCCAGTGCTAGACTTGAAGAAGTTACAG GCAAAGTGCAGTCAGCCCGCAACCTAATAATGAAAGGTTGCGAAGTGAACCCGAGCAGTGAAGAGTTATGGCTGGAGGCGGCTCGTCTGCAGCCTCCTGACACTGCACGCGCGGTCATAGCCCACGCCGCGAGGAATCTGCCGCACAGCGTCCGGATATGGGTCAAGGCTGCTGAACTGGAGCAGGAGACTAAG GCAAAACGCCGCGTGTACCGCAAAGCTCTAGAACACATTCCTAACTCAGTCCGCCTTTGGAAGGCAGCAGTTGAACTCGAGAATCCCGAAGACGCCCGGATCCTGCTGTCCCGAGCTGTGGAATGTTGTCCTACCAGCGTTGAACTGTGGCTGGCCTTGGCACGGTTGGAAACATACGAGAATGCTAGGAAGGTGCTGAATAAGGCGCGTGAGAATATACCCACGGATAGACAGATTTGGGTGACAGCCGCTAAGCTCGAAGAGGCTCATG gcaACACACACATGGTGGAAAAGATAATAGACCGCGCGATAACGTCGTTGAGCGCGAACGGCGTGGAGATCAACCGCGAGCACTGGTTCAAAGAGGCCATGGAGTCAGAGAAGTCCGGAGCCGTACACACTTGTCAG GCTATTATTCGCGCCGTCATAGGTCATGGAATTGAACCTGAAGATCAAAAACACACATGGATGGAAGATGCTGAAGCG TGTGCCAATGAAGGAGCCTACGAGTGCGCCCGCGCAGTGTACGGCTACGCATTATCCGTGTTTCCGTCTAAAAAATCCATCTGGCTACGAGCTGCGTACTTGGAGAAACAACACGGCACTAGGGCCAGTCTGGAAGCATTGCTGCAAAGGGCAGTGGCCCATTGTCCTAAATCTGAGGTGCTGTGGCTTATGGGCGCAAAGTCTAAGTGGCTGGcgg gTGACGTGCCGGCAGCGCGTGGCATCCTCTCATTGGCTTTCCAGGCGAACCCCAACTCCGAAGAGATCTGGTTGGCGGCCGTGAAACTTGAGAGCGAGAACAAGGAGTACGATAGAGCGAGACGGCTGCTGGCCAAAGCGAGAGCCTCAGCTCCTACGCCCAGG GTAATGATAAAATCAGCGAAACTGGAATGGGCTCTGAACAACCTGAACGAAGCCCTCACTCTACTGGAAGAGGCCATCAGAGTGTTCGAAGACTACGCGAAGCTTCACATGATGAAGGGCCAGATTGAGGAACAGATGGGGAGGGATGATGAGGCTCACAACACTTACCAGCAAGGG TTGAAGAAATGTGCAACCTGCGTTCCGATGTGGATTCTGCTGTCGCGACTGGAGGAGAAGCTGAGACGCGTCACCAAGGCCAGGTCCGTGCTCGAGAAGGCGAGGCTGAGGAATCCCAAAAACGCTGAGTTATg GTTAGAAAGCGTGAGGCTGGAGAGGCGGAATGGCAGCGTGGAGATAGCGAACGCTGTGATGGCGAAGGCTCTGCAGGAGTGCCCCGCCGCCGGCCGCCTGTGGGCCGAGGCCATCTTCATGGAGTCCCGTCCGCAGAGGAAGACTAAGAGC GTGGACGCGCTGAAGAAATGCGAACACGACGCGCATGTATTACTGGCAGTATCTCAGCTGTTCTGGACAGAGAGGAAGCTGAATAAATGTCGCGAGTGGTTCAATCGAACG GTAAAAATCGACCCAGATCTAGGCGACGCGTGGGCATTTTTCTACAAGTTCGAGCTATTGCACGGCACAGAGCAACAACAAGAGGACGTGAAAGCCCGTTGTAAAACAGCTGAGCCCCACCACGGCGAACACTGGTGTAAGGTGTCGAAGGAAATAGCCAACTGGTGTTTTAGCACTGAACAGATACTGTTGTTAGTAGCTAAAAGTTTGCCAGTTCCCACGTGA